From the genome of Nakamurella flavida, one region includes:
- the rimO gene encoding 30S ribosomal protein S12 methylthiotransferase RimO — protein MSTAPPSTGRRVSIVSLGCARNEVDSSEIAGRLDAGGWSLVAEGAEADVMVVNTCAFVASAKKDSIDTLLAAADTGAKVVAVGCLAERYGQELAAALPEADAVLGFDSYPDLANLLGDVLDGHAPPSHVPSDRRTRLPLTPVSRPAAAAAVSLPGHAPASGPTLVRTLLRSGPIAPVKIASGCDRRCTFCAIPSFRGAFVSRPAGEVVDEAHWLAGQGVREIVLVSENSTSYGKDLAGERPLEELLTALDAVPGIDRVRLSYLQPAETRPWLIEAIAQLPSVADYYDMSFQHASAATLRRMRRFGSPDSFLGLVEQIRAAAPEAGIRSNVIVGFPGETEEELADLERFLIAARLDTVGVFGYSDEDGTAAMDLPDHLPEEVVAERVERITSLVEELTAQRAEDRIGTVVEVLVDEQDPLDAAPGELIGRAAHQAPEVDGSTTLLLPAGLSPEDESLRPGRIVRARVVASDGVDLRAVPLAHGPDGVRLP, from the coding sequence GTGTCCACAGCCCCTCCGTCGACCGGTCGCCGGGTCAGCATCGTGTCCCTGGGTTGTGCGCGCAACGAGGTCGACTCCTCCGAGATCGCCGGACGGCTCGACGCCGGCGGCTGGTCCTTAGTAGCGGAAGGCGCCGAGGCCGATGTCATGGTCGTCAACACCTGCGCCTTCGTGGCCAGTGCCAAGAAGGACTCGATCGACACCCTGCTGGCCGCGGCCGACACCGGCGCCAAGGTCGTGGCCGTCGGCTGCCTGGCCGAGCGGTACGGGCAGGAGCTGGCCGCGGCGCTGCCCGAGGCCGACGCCGTGCTCGGTTTCGACAGCTACCCCGATCTGGCCAACCTGCTGGGCGACGTCCTGGACGGGCACGCCCCGCCGTCGCACGTCCCCAGCGACCGGCGGACCCGACTGCCGTTGACCCCGGTCTCCCGTCCGGCCGCGGCCGCGGCGGTGTCCCTGCCCGGCCACGCTCCGGCCTCGGGCCCGACACTGGTGCGGACCCTGCTGCGGTCCGGGCCGATCGCGCCGGTCAAGATCGCCTCCGGGTGCGACCGGCGCTGCACGTTCTGCGCGATCCCGTCGTTCCGCGGGGCCTTCGTGTCCCGCCCGGCGGGGGAGGTCGTGGACGAGGCGCACTGGCTGGCCGGCCAGGGGGTCCGGGAGATCGTCCTGGTGAGCGAGAACTCCACGTCGTACGGCAAGGACCTCGCCGGTGAGCGGCCGCTCGAGGAGTTGCTGACCGCTCTGGACGCGGTGCCCGGCATCGATCGCGTCCGGCTCTCCTACCTGCAGCCCGCCGAGACCCGGCCCTGGCTCATCGAGGCCATCGCGCAGTTGCCGTCGGTGGCCGACTACTACGACATGTCGTTCCAGCACGCCAGCGCGGCGACGCTGCGGCGCATGCGGCGGTTCGGTTCGCCCGATTCCTTCCTCGGGTTGGTCGAGCAGATCCGGGCGGCCGCGCCCGAGGCGGGAATCCGGTCCAACGTCATCGTCGGGTTTCCCGGGGAGACCGAGGAGGAGCTGGCCGATCTCGAGCGGTTCCTCATCGCCGCCCGCCTGGACACCGTCGGGGTCTTCGGTTACTCCGACGAGGACGGGACCGCGGCCATGGACCTGCCCGACCACCTGCCGGAGGAGGTCGTCGCCGAACGCGTCGAGCGGATCACCTCGCTGGTGGAGGAACTCACCGCGCAGCGCGCCGAGGACCGCATCGGCACCGTGGTCGAGGTGCTGGTGGACGAACAGGATCCGCTGGACGCCGCTCCGGGCGAGCTGATCGGCCGCGCCGCCCATCAGGCGCCGGAGGTGGACGGCAGTACGACGCTGTTGCTGCCGGCGGGTCTGTCCCCGGAGGACGAGAGCCTGCGCCCGGGCCGGATCGTCCGCGCCCGGGTGGTCGCCTCGGACGGGGTCGACCTGCGCGCCGTTCCCCTCGCCCATGGGCCCGACGGAGTGCGTCTGCCGTGA